The sequence CCTGCCAACGACCCTCCCATTCGGTACTAAGACCGATTGCACTTTCCCCCAACAAGGGTTGGCAATAACTGGATTGAGCTAGCATGGACCATTGATCACCAGTTTGCCAGAGTACACCTACAGCAGGCTGCAATTGAAAGCTGGTTTCTGGCATTGAACCTGTGCGTGATTGCAGAATTGTATCAGCAAAAGTAAATCCAACTAGATCAGGGTGTAGCGCTATACTCTGTCCGATGCCCCCAACAAGTCGCATGACTTTATGTTGAGATTCATCAAGAGCCTCTTCTTGCCACTCACCGCTTGTTCGCCAAGAAACCCCTGAAACTGTGTCTAATCGTGTTGGGGAAATAGAAAGATTTTGAATCTCAAAAAATGTCAGTTGATGAATCCACCAGCGTTTTTTGTCGAAACGGACTTTCAAATCCAGAGCTTGTAATTCTGCAAAGGGGAGATGCCCAGGAACTGGATCCAACAGATCATGATAGGCCGCACGAATTCCCACTTCTATCCCTTGCTCTGTGTCGTTTCTTTGAAACCCACCGAACTGAGTTCTCAAAGGAGGGTGCCCCTTCAAAGGGTCGGGTGTGGATGGTTGTGGTTTCTTAACGAGTATCGGTAGTTTGCTACGTTTCAGTAGAACTTTTTGACGCAGATTCTGATGAGATTCTGAGAGTATCTCTTCTCGTGCTTTCTGGTACTGTAGCAAGTCTGTGAGCGCATCAAGCACCTGAGCTTGGGCTTCTGGAGATAGTCCAGATTGTTCTAATTTATTCAGTTGTTCCGGTTGGCTTTGGATTCGGATCACCCAATCTTGCTGCAATTCGCTCAGATCTAGGGTTTTCCACTGCAGTCTACGTTGTCGGGAAGGGACAAGGATTGGTTCACCAAGGACCGACTGCCCGTCAGAAGTTTGCAGACGTTGTAATCGAAAGAAAACATCGACGGGAATGGCCCAGAACTCAGATGTAGAATAAAGATTAATCTCTTCTTCCCAAGCCATGGCAACCAGCTCTGCCATACGATAAGCGCAGTTCTCCAAGAAGAAATAGTATTCAAAGTGAATATCCTGCAGCAGCTCCCAAGAGTGGAAAAGTACACGGCGCTCTTGAGCTTCTGTTAGCTTCAGAGGGTATTCCCACAGGTCTCGTAATTCATTTTCTCCATAAATATGCTGAAAGTTGTAGAACCTTTCGTCAGAGAAGCGGCCGCTATAGCCACCAAAAATTCCCTTCACTGCATAAACTAAAGCGTTATCAGCTGGATCAGGACTAGCACCAAAGTTAAGTGTTGGGCTGAGCAGAGGATGCGCAAAGAGTCCCTCCTTCAAATTGATTTTGACCAATAGATGGCCAAAAAAGGAGGCTGGATTGTCCAAATAAGCCGAAACAAAGACTACGCTTAGCGAATCAAGTTTGGATAGTCCGGCCCAGCGTTGAAAGTGTGGACATTCGACGAGTTGGGGTGCTGGGGAAAACTCGAGTTGTTGCTGTAACCAGTGAAAACGCGCAATAAAACGGCACTGCGCATGTTGATCAGGATTCTCACCAACTGGTTCATAAAACGCTCGCAATGTGGCGTTCAATTCAGCTTGAGGGTTCTGTGCACCGTTGTGATCTAGAAAAAAATCCTGACTGACGATCTCACTTTTGCTGGATGGGATAGTGGAACGATAGTGAAGCAGTCGCAACCAGTAGGAGTGTTGAGCAATTTTTTTGGTTGTAGCGGACTGAAGTAGAGTTTGCGGTGCGATTGTTTCTGCTGCTAGTGGCGCCCCTAGCCTGATGAGTAGCAGTGGGTAGAATA is a genomic window of SAR324 cluster bacterium containing:
- a CDS encoding DUF4105 domain-containing protein, which produces MKGNHLLFWWLFYPLLLIRLGAPLAAETIAPQTLLQSATTKKIAQHSYWLRLLHYRSTIPSSKSEIVSQDFFLDHNGAQNPQAELNATLRAFYEPVGENPDQHAQCRFIARFHWLQQQLEFSPAPQLVECPHFQRWAGLSKLDSLSVVFVSAYLDNPASFFGHLLVKINLKEGLFAHPLLSPTLNFGASPDPADNALVYAVKGIFGGYSGRFSDERFYNFQHIYGENELRDLWEYPLKLTEAQERRVLFHSWELLQDIHFEYYFFLENCAYRMAELVAMAWEEEINLYSTSEFWAIPVDVFFRLQRLQTSDGQSVLGEPILVPSRQRRLQWKTLDLSELQQDWVIRIQSQPEQLNKLEQSGLSPEAQAQVLDALTDLLQYQKAREEILSESHQNLRQKVLLKRSKLPILVKKPQPSTPDPLKGHPPLRTQFGGFQRNDTEQGIEVGIRAAYHDLLDPVPGHLPFAELQALDLKVRFDKKRWWIHQLTFFEIQNLSISPTRLDTVSGVSWRTSGEWQEEALDESQHKVMRLVGGIGQSIALHPDLVGFTFADTILQSRTGSMPETSFQLQPAVGVLWQTGDQWSMLAQSSYCQPLLGESAIGLSTEWEGRWQVNSKWGLRFTWQQQGAVQEAKVLVHHFW